GATGCtcagaaggaggagtacttcaggaGGAGGTTCCCAGATGAAGAGCTGTCCAGCAAAATCATCTCCCACATCAAGGGCTCCATGTCCCTCTACATCATGTGTGAAGTtccagtcttctgctggatcactgctgtggttctggagaacctgctgaccacagagcagagaggagagctgcccaccaccctgactgacatgtactcccacttcctgatggtccagacaaagaggaagaagaacaagTACCAGCAGGAACATCAGACAAGTCCACAAGAGCTGACAGAGACTGACAGGGAAGTTCTTCTGAAGCTGGGGAGGCTGGCatttgaacatctggagaaaggAAACATCATTTTCTACCAAGAAGACCTGCAGCAGTGTGGTCTGGATGTCACAGAGGCCTCAGTGTACTCTGGAGTTTGTACTGAGATCTTCAGAAGAGAGTGTGGGATCTTCCAGAAACCGGTCTACAGCTTTGTTCATCTGAgcgttcaggagtttctggctgcagTCTACATGTTCCACTGTTACTCCAGGAGGAAGGTAAAGGTCATTAAGGACTTTCTAAAGGACAACATGGAGAACCCATCCCTGGATGAGTTTCTGAGTGGAGTCATAAAGAAATCCCTGCAGAGTAAAACTGGACACCTGGACCTGCTGGTTCGCTTCCTTCATGGTCTCTCTGTGGAGTCCAACCAGAGACTCTTAGGAGGCCTGCTGGGTCAGACAGAGAAGGATCTAGGAACCATCCAGAGACTCCTAGGAGGCCTGCTTGGACAGAgaaaaaagaatccagaaaCCATCAAGAGAGCCATCAACAACCTGAAGAAGATCAACAGTGAAGGAGTTTCTCCTGACAGAAGCATCAACATCTATCACtgtctgatggagatgaaggacCTCTCAGTTCATCAGGAGATCCAAGAGTTCCTGAAGTCAGAGAACAAATCAAAGAAGAAACTCTCAGAGATCGACTGCTCAGCTCTGGCCTACACTCTACAGATGTCAGAGGAGGTTCTGGATGAGCTGGACCTGAACCAGTACAATACATCAGCTGAGGGTAAACGGAGACTGATCCCAGTTGTAAGGAACTGCAGAAAGTTCAGGTGAGTCCagaagtttttatttgatttgatttgaaattgtttatttcaagcaatcaaataagattaatgcacaaaaacattacaatcatcagttatacattcatacaatgacgtatcaaacttaggataattagacattacttaagaagaagtaattGCGATGATAAATCAGATCAGTGTTCAGATTGATTCACAAAGAAGGAAAGGTTTGAAAatgattagaaataaaacacatggccatcggcggtttccccggccggttggctgcctcggtcccgtcgaggcctgaccagagctcttctagggccggcgtttgggggtgggggcctgggcttgctccggggggggggggggggcgacgctttctggctcctctctctctgtgtggggtgggtggtgctgggcctggggtgtcggcgcctccgggggtggggcccctgggctgggtgggcctggcccccttgctgggggggggtggcgggagacagctgtttgaccaccaacttacccccttcctcatataacctcatattagggtgagggggtggggggcttagcctgcgatgagccttgggggggggggggggagggttactaggcagtggcccccctcctatggttgccgtatggagtgggccccccctctttcggttttatttgcaccttagacatgtagggtccttggtaggggggtgcttggacatcactgccagcaagcagcagatgtcctcttggcaccctacccgccaattttaaccgcaccttagacatttagggccccttggtggggagggtgaggggacgtcactgtgagtaatcaggagatgtccccttagtgcccttcCCGCCAatttttaactgcaccccccttagtacacacacccctcccccctcaatatatacatcccaacataaacacacacacatgcacacacacaccctctcaaacacacctacacgcacacacattttgcaaggaaggtgggacctaggaccatctgtcccctacctcttcccaggtggggggtacgggcccctttgcgacggcggccgtgtccccggggtgccggcttcctgggcccggcggtgctctctccgcgcggtggggggttcacattacatctgagccgggggtgttcgtgtccctcgGGGGTGCGTTCTGgaccttgctcctgagcgctgggccccgccaaatttccaactgtggccgagcctggtcgggccatatttacaacaccccttgtgggccctcttttttccccggggttcccccctcctgggcgggggcggcgggccaaccgtgggccgggcggatggctgcctggagtgcggagcgggtctcccttggggggtcctggctcgtacctggggttggggcggggggatgcctggaacccctgggtggtggtggggtgctcgtctggggctgtgggcgtccttctccggtggggctctgcgttgggctctcccggcgcagcgggggggctgctctcctggttgggctggggcggcgctctctttccctccgtgcctccctgctctctggctctgggggccttgcggcggtcctgctggccctggcctgggtggcgggcttggtcgcccggacggcggttgttccctgccggttcccgtgtggcgttggggggattccggctgccgctgctgctgcggtgggggtcttggggtggggatggctgggcactctccctccttcttttcacgttccaccatccattttagaagaacataaacactcacctgagcacaggtgttagctcacctttgcactaacagtttgcatgattgaatgactgaaatatttcacactagttggttttaaggcataagtatgcgtgtgaacactatctgttttgtgtacatgtcgacaggtggacatttttgcagctagcaggtgtgtttataacatttgtgtGTGAGTGGACAGGcaccgccctttttgtactacatttgaaccttaccataatgattaacaaccagtaaacttattgctttatgctgcttcatggtcttaccccccttcccttcctattatcaccctcctaccccccctctctctaacgtccctctctcttcttcccctctttccttttccgtccggtccaacaccaaagattttcaaacatgattgaaattaataaagtttggcctcaattacaaaaggggtttattcagacatacctttggtttgtctgaagattaataacccctcttgttaaagtaaaatatgtccaacacaagaggccctcagctctcatctgtctgcccagctgttggacaggacaagttagaaaaaaaaaaaaaaaagaaaaaaaagaaaaaaaaagaaataaaacacatgaaagacgtaaatcagtttgtttttcacaCAGATTACGTTTTCTTAGCTGTCCAAACTAAATCCACACAGAACCTTCTGAAACGTTTGAACACAATGCAGATGGTCCAGAATGAAAGGATGTCTTGATTTCCacaatggtaaatggcgtatacatGTATAGCGCTTCCCTACCTCCCTTGAAATCATAAAATCAcctgtttctgtctttgtttctctttacaGACTTTCAGAACCATGTGGACTCTCAGAGACTCACTATGAAATTGTGGcctcagctctgaagtccaacccgtcccacctgacAAAACTGGACCTGAGCAGAAACAACCTGGAGAATTCATCCTTGAAGGTTCTCTGTTCTGGACTAGAGAGTCcaaactgcagactgcagactctgaggtcagaacaTTGAAGCTGCTGGTTGGTTCATTTCTACATTTGTAGTTCTTGACTGAAGCTGAAAGGTTTGGATTAaaagattttctggattttccagaaattgaaaatctttgattCTTTGAGGAGTCTGCAGTGGCAACAAAAGGTTCAGCTGTTAAAACATTTGATAGATTTCTGAGCTTAAAgagtcagaaaacaaacatgatCTCAAACTAATGACAGACTAGTCCTCCTGGTCAAACCTGCTGAAAGGCCAAAGTTCAAATCACAGCAGAGCACGTGAGcatgcacgtgcacacacacacacacagacacaagtgTGAGTGCAGACTAGAGAGGAAAATCAGAGAAAGGAGAGTTTtggtgaagaaatgaaaaaatcgAGTAAACATGCAGAGGCAGATTGCAGCAGGGTTCTCTTAAGAAGtctagaaaaacaggaaaacaaaaacttgtttcatacaaaaaaataaagcagggaTGAGGGCAAAAAAAGCATACCGGTACATATTTGTTTGACTTCAGATCACTTCACCTTCCTTGTGTTTGCTTCAAACTGGCACTCCTTCTGCCTATTTCTCTCTCCACTCAAACTCTTCCTTCCTCTGCCATTGTGAGAATGCGGTACCTCCTCATATACCTCTTTTTGCCACTCCCACCTAATTAGGCATTCTACTCAGAAGAAACAATTATTTCAATTAACAATATATTTCACATGTCCTTCAtttaatttcacatttattttcacatttatttaaacttgggcaagacacttcaccctccttgcctccagtgtgactccactggtgtgtgaatgtgcatgaatgatcccggtgatggtcagaggggcagtaggcgcgaaatggcagccacgcctctgtcagcctGCCCCAGGGCAGGCTGACAGaggcttaccatcaccaagtatgaataagGAGTGATTGAATAATGGACaaaatgtaagcgctttgagtgtcttgagaagcgcagataaatccaatccattattattattattattataaactaTACagtgaaaatccaaaaacaaacatgttaaatTAGGAACAGCTGTTTCAAAGACTGACAAAATTATATAACAGACAAAACAAATCCCTCCGTTTGGCTGTCAATGAGGGGGTCGTGGCTTAGACGCCGGGCTGAAGAGGTGCCATGAGTAAACATTTGTATGTGCGTGTATGCCAAAAACTAGTGATGACCAAGTGTGAacccgccatcagtgtgtgaatgtgtgtgtgactgggtgaatgggtctgtgactgtaaagcgctttgtccttgtaggaagaaaggcgctgtacaagtatacgccatttaccatttaccaaccCGAGGTCTAAACTGTGAAAAATGAAGAGAAAGTTGTAAGAAAGGATATAAGTATAAGTataagcttatataatcccacccctactgagttcattcatttgatagttttacagtgttttaaatccggttctgatcagatagattctcttcaagtaacaaaatccagtgccacGTAATGAttgattcattcatgatttcagtaaacagtaacggtactgatttgtaataatcattgattatcattagaacacatgataacattaaaccagtaattattgctacacattgcagatcatgtaaacaaaatcaatggCTTATTGGTTGCAATTCAAACCTTTCAGttatcattattgcacattacaatgtaatactcattagttgtaattaaaagagctttgattatttcaccattatcaagttcacacatgtatttggaattattcaaacacctgttgatccttaaaccCTCTTATCTTCATACCCTGAAATTAGACTTTCATAATaccttttcttgaatatttgaatatttgaacagtttttgagctcattacttaaaccgttccaaagtttagtgccacacaccgacacacagaaacttttctttgtggttcttctcagtttgatcttgaagttcctataTCCCCTCActttgtagcctccttcattttctaagaactgtttttggatattgaatggtaacgatttcccactggctctgtataaaagttgtgcagtgtaaaaaatcaacaaggtcatgcagttttaaaagtctagattgataaaatagattgtttgtatgatcaagatatccggctttatgtacaattctgacggctcgtttttgaagtaaaaagagaggatgtagtgagctcttataattattcccccaaatttctatacattAAGTGaaatatattaatattaaagaacagtacaataaatatctactgttgtatcttaatatatgtttagatttatttacgattgaaatttgttttgagactttagtttgtatgtgtctctgtgccggtcccaagcccggataaatagagagggttgcgtcaggaagggcatccggcgtaaaaattgccaaaataaccatgcgaatcatccacaacacttttgacataccggatcggtcgaggcccgggttaacaacgaccgccaccgatgctgttaacctacagggtgtcggtggaaatttgactactgttggtcgaagaaagaggggaggcagaagggtccgtggccagagagagaagggaaaaggcaggaacataggtttgagaatagggactcttaacgttggcacaatgacagggaaaggcagagagctggcagacatgatggagagaaggaaggtagatgtactgtgtgtgcaggagacaaggtggaagggcagcaaggcacgtagtattggaggaggatacaaactgttctatcatggtgttgataggaagagaaacggggtaggagtgattctgaagggggagtttgtaaacagtgttctagaggtgaaaagagtctcagacaggatgatgagcctaaagttagaaattgaagggg
The sequence above is drawn from the Oryzias latipes chromosome 2, ASM223467v1 genome and encodes:
- the LOC110013589 gene encoding protein NLRC3-like isoform X4, encoding MDQWEEPQEGAPLSKSRDGNHDNQSKAQRNQPGPGSESSWGSNRSDMSKVSNPDFKDIHSGVEQGQQVTQRVQSAASSCDSKKSDRSKDKPPNFRTEPGPSDSHVHRENRSGPQSAERPRAADVGLQEMFGEHQISLKSRSEHVAEGTEEAGRETLLNRVYTELYITEELRPEGHTQHEVMQLETTTKTNQLHDTAIKNPDIFKVFPDQHRSIRVVLTSGVAGAGKSFSVQKFTLDWAEGLENQDISAVVPLSFREMNLIRDEQHSLLTLIQLFHPTLQKIPAEQLSVCKLLFIFDGLDESRLSLDFNNSPLVSDVTHKSSVNVLLTHLIQGRLLPSALVWIPSRPAAANQIPPSCVDRLTEVRGFNDAQKEEYFRRRFPDEELSSKIISHIKGSMSLYIMCEVPVFCWITAVVLENLLTTEQRGELPTTLTDMYSHFLMVQTKRKKNKYQQEHQTSPQELTETDREVLLKLGRLAFEHLEKGNIIFYQEDLQQCGLDVTEASVYSGVCTEIFRRECGIFQKPVYSFVHLSVQEFLAAVYMFHCYSRRKVKVIKDFLKDNMENPSLDEFLSGVIKKSLQSKTGHLDLLVRFLHGLSVESNQRLLGGLLGQTEKDLGTIQRLLGGLLGQRKKNPETIKRAINNLKKINSEGVSPDRSINIYHCLMEMKDLSVHQEIQEFLKSENKSKKKLSEIDCSALAYTLQMSEEVLDELDLNQYNTSAEGKRRLIPVVRNCRKFRLSEPCGLSETHYEIVASALKSNPSHLTKLDLSRNNLENSSLKVLCSGLESPNCRLQTLRLIYGSLSEISCETLVSALKKNPSNLTKLDLSGNNLQDSGVLHLCGFLESPDCRLQTLRLL